A region of Geobacillus sp. 46C-IIa DNA encodes the following proteins:
- the murB gene encoding UDP-N-acetylmuramate dehydrogenase translates to MERAEHIYQKLVEICGEKNVLRDEPMRHHTLVRIGGKADFLVWPETYEQVVGVLRLKEEYGLPFTLLGNGSNVIIRDGGLRGIVMQLKHLNRIWREGNNVIAQSGADIKAVSRFALEQHLTGLEFACGIPGSVGGAIMMNAGAYGGEVKDVLDHVKVATLAGELKTLKNEELELGYRTSLISRTHDIVLEVVFALQPGDYGQIKAKMDDLTFQRESKQPLEYPSVGSVFKRPPGYFAGKLIQDSGLQGKGFGGAEVSTKHAGFIINKNNATAADYIATIEMVRKTVKEKFGVELELEVKILGEE, encoded by the coding sequence ATGGAACGTGCGGAACACATTTATCAAAAGCTCGTAGAGATTTGTGGAGAAAAGAATGTTTTGCGCGATGAGCCGATGAGACATCATACATTAGTGCGGATCGGCGGCAAGGCCGATTTTCTCGTCTGGCCGGAAACGTACGAGCAAGTTGTTGGCGTGCTGCGGTTGAAAGAGGAGTACGGGCTGCCGTTTACGCTTCTTGGCAACGGCTCGAATGTCATTATTCGCGACGGCGGGCTGCGCGGTATTGTTATGCAGCTGAAGCATCTCAATCGCATTTGGCGCGAAGGAAACAACGTCATCGCCCAAAGCGGGGCGGATATTAAAGCGGTGTCGCGATTTGCTTTGGAACAACATCTTACTGGTTTGGAGTTCGCCTGCGGCATTCCGGGATCGGTCGGCGGGGCGATTATGATGAACGCCGGAGCGTACGGCGGGGAAGTGAAAGATGTGCTCGACCACGTGAAAGTGGCGACGCTTGCCGGTGAGTTGAAAACATTAAAAAATGAGGAGCTCGAACTCGGATATCGAACGAGCTTGATCAGCCGGACGCACGATATCGTGCTTGAAGTTGTGTTTGCGCTGCAGCCGGGCGATTATGGACAAATCAAAGCGAAGATGGATGATTTGACGTTCCAGCGCGAATCAAAGCAGCCGCTTGAATACCCGTCGGTCGGCAGCGTATTCAAGCGGCCGCCGGGCTATTTCGCCGGCAAGCTCATTCAAGACAGCGGCCTGCAAGGGAAAGGATTTGGCGGTGCGGAAGTGTCGACAAAGCACGCCGGGTTCATCATTAATAAAAACAATGCAACGGCCGCCGATTATATTGCGACGATTGAAATGGTGCGCAAAACGGTGAAAGAAAAATTCGGCGTTGAACTTGAATTGGAAGTGAAAATTCTCGGCGAAGAGTGA
- a CDS encoding M6 family metalloprotease domain-containing protein encodes MKRVLKILAKSMLSLALVGGAGLAGVQTQANKETAADNGRTYTIDLAHYVGAAPELVEKAKKLGKDFSKVDPAERFADQHGTKFQRAGNERVQFRPATGEIPVLVILAKFPGDDAPIGDPKGQVPAKYFEDLIFGDTYNPYELDQFKQYAQYNGQPAPIDSTMQNIYKESSYGKVKLVRKENTEFVWIELPRGASYYLDQTGKYVNGNVNGDARMGELVTDLFREADDVVDFSKYAVGSEVPNVFIIHEGTGAEWSRDPAQIWSHKWNALSALYWGKWYETGKTAPEYENVTLGEWINKTVKEKLTYDGVVVNNYTIEPEIGGNVAGYNLATGGYDETSKTGPYPAQAGVFAHEFGHALGLPDFYDTAYTSEGVGNYSMMAGGSWMRYPDAAPYSGNSPTHFDPFSKIFLGWAKPIEVKPEDGVQTITLPPIHAAKSDNGIVKMEVPGSNGTEYFLFENVQQQGFNKGLIRQGKGSHGLVVWHVDENVLRLYQTVGFRPNNVENWMNKRFQYNQSQTAADGTIVTHYGLSVVQADGRYDLEHYVNRGDEGDFFKTGDAITPVSGKVHTGSYYFWKGYSATPADSGIHVTNIAENSDGSITAKFFYHFNESQK; translated from the coding sequence GTGAAGCGAGTGCTCAAAATTCTTGCAAAATCAATGCTGTCACTAGCGTTAGTCGGCGGTGCCGGGCTTGCTGGCGTTCAGACGCAGGCGAACAAGGAGACGGCAGCGGATAATGGACGTACATACACCATTGATTTGGCCCATTACGTCGGTGCCGCCCCGGAACTAGTCGAAAAGGCAAAGAAGTTGGGAAAGGATTTTTCGAAGGTTGACCCGGCAGAAAGGTTTGCTGATCAGCATGGAACAAAATTTCAGCGGGCGGGCAACGAGCGTGTCCAGTTCCGGCCGGCGACAGGAGAGATTCCGGTGCTTGTCATTTTGGCGAAATTCCCGGGTGACGATGCACCGATCGGTGATCCGAAAGGGCAAGTGCCGGCTAAGTATTTCGAAGATTTAATTTTTGGTGATACGTATAATCCGTATGAGCTAGATCAATTTAAACAATATGCCCAATACAATGGGCAGCCAGCGCCAATAGATAGCACGATGCAAAATATTTATAAAGAGTCAAGCTATGGAAAAGTGAAGTTAGTTAGAAAAGAAAATACGGAATTCGTCTGGATCGAATTGCCGCGCGGAGCGTCTTACTATCTCGATCAAACAGGTAAGTATGTCAACGGCAACGTCAACGGCGACGCCCGTATGGGAGAGTTGGTCACCGACTTGTTTAGAGAGGCAGATGATGTTGTTGATTTCTCAAAATATGCCGTTGGCAGTGAAGTTCCGAACGTATTTATTATCCACGAGGGAACTGGGGCCGAATGGAGCCGGGATCCAGCACAAATTTGGTCGCACAAATGGAACGCGTTAAGCGCCTTATACTGGGGCAAATGGTATGAAACGGGGAAAACTGCTCCGGAATATGAAAATGTAACGTTGGGCGAGTGGATTAACAAAACAGTGAAAGAAAAACTGACCTATGACGGTGTTGTAGTAAACAACTACACGATCGAGCCGGAAATCGGAGGCAATGTCGCCGGCTACAATTTGGCGACCGGCGGCTATGACGAAACTTCGAAAACGGGTCCTTATCCAGCCCAAGCCGGCGTGTTTGCTCATGAGTTTGGCCATGCGCTCGGGCTGCCGGATTTTTATGACACCGCCTATACATCGGAAGGGGTGGGTAATTACTCGATGATGGCTGGCGGGTCATGGATGCGTTATCCAGATGCCGCGCCGTATTCCGGCAACTCGCCGACACACTTTGATCCGTTCTCGAAAATTTTCCTGGGCTGGGCTAAACCGATCGAAGTGAAGCCGGAGGATGGGGTGCAGACCATCACCCTCCCGCCGATTCATGCGGCCAAATCAGACAACGGCATTGTTAAAATGGAAGTGCCCGGATCGAATGGTACGGAATACTTTCTGTTTGAAAACGTGCAGCAGCAAGGATTTAACAAAGGGTTGATCCGTCAAGGCAAAGGCTCACACGGTTTGGTTGTATGGCATGTCGACGAAAACGTCCTCCGCTTATATCAAACGGTTGGATTCCGTCCGAATAACGTGGAAAACTGGATGAACAAACGGTTCCAGTACAATCAGTCGCAAACGGCGGCTGACGGAACGATCGTGACGCACTACGGTTTATCGGTCGTTCAAGCTGATGGCCGCTATGATTTAGAGCATTACGTCAACCGTGGAGACGAGGGAGACTTTTTCAAAACAGGCGATGCCATTACACCGGTTTCCGGGAAGGTTCATACGGGATCGTACTATTTCTGGAAAGGGTACAGCGCCACCCCGGCTGATTCAGGAATTCATGTGACAAATATTGCGGAAAATTCAGACGGATCGATTACAGCGAAGTTTTTCTATCATTTCAACGAGTCACAAAAATAA
- a CDS encoding DUF2243 domain-containing protein: MAVKHENSVTHLMCKRRNVWSGGLFGLGLIAFVDEVVFHQLLHWHHFYDKSTTDIGLISDGLFHAFSWFATVGASFMLADLHRRDAWRPALWWGGALLGAGIFQLYDGTIQHKLMRIHQIRYDVTIWPYDLTWNVIAAAMIIAGAMLVVRARRQDVRREGESYEPPSR, from the coding sequence ATGGCTGTCAAACACGAAAACAGCGTCACCCATTTGATGTGCAAGCGGCGCAATGTATGGTCAGGCGGTTTGTTCGGTCTCGGCTTGATTGCGTTCGTGGATGAGGTCGTGTTTCACCAGTTGCTGCACTGGCATCACTTTTACGACAAATCGACAACCGATATCGGACTGATTTCCGACGGGCTGTTTCATGCGTTTAGTTGGTTTGCGACGGTCGGCGCTTCGTTTATGCTTGCTGACCTTCATCGGCGGGACGCATGGCGACCAGCACTTTGGTGGGGAGGGGCGTTACTCGGAGCTGGGATATTCCAACTGTATGACGGCACGATTCAACATAAGCTGATGCGGATCCATCAAATTCGATATGACGTTACTATTTGGCCGTATGACCTGACATGGAATGTGATTGCCGCAGCCATGATAATCGCCGGCGCCATGCTCGTTGTCCGCGCCCGGCGCCAAGATGTCCGGCGGGAAGGAGAATCATATGAACCACCATCACGATAA
- a CDS encoding cytochrome c oxidase assembly protein has product MNHHHDNVLLPLAEYEILFVLAFVLSLVAYSSAALVSSRRRKPWPLFRIVCWGIGTFCAMVAIIGPLAHRAHGDFVTHMWSHWLLAMLAPLLMAMAKPVALLLQMVPTHWAQHLFLLLKSWPLRFLRHPATAVLLHTGGLWIVYTTPFYAAMYENTALYLFVHLHMFLAGYLFTAVILAIEPMPNRPSFTLRVAALITASAAHAVLAKYIYAHPPKTIPVEQAKAGAMVMYYSGDVIDISLMIILFAQWYRANRPRALPFAADAAKREFF; this is encoded by the coding sequence ATGAACCACCATCACGATAACGTCCTGCTTCCTTTGGCAGAGTACGAGATTCTTTTCGTACTGGCGTTTGTCCTTTCATTGGTTGCCTACAGTTCCGCAGCCCTAGTTTCAAGCCGCCGTCGTAAACCGTGGCCGCTTTTTCGCATCGTTTGCTGGGGGATAGGGACGTTTTGCGCCATGGTTGCCATTATTGGTCCCCTTGCCCACCGAGCCCATGGTGATTTTGTCACACATATGTGGAGCCATTGGCTGTTGGCGATGCTTGCTCCACTTCTTATGGCTATGGCTAAGCCGGTAGCTCTTTTATTGCAAATGGTTCCAACTCACTGGGCTCAACATCTTTTTCTCCTATTGAAAAGTTGGCCGCTTCGCTTTCTCCGCCATCCGGCCACTGCAGTTTTGCTTCATACCGGCGGGCTATGGATCGTTTACACCACTCCGTTTTACGCAGCAATGTATGAAAACACAGCCCTGTATCTATTCGTCCACCTTCATATGTTTCTTGCTGGCTATTTGTTTACCGCTGTCATCCTCGCCATCGAGCCGATGCCGAACCGGCCAAGCTTCACCTTACGGGTTGCCGCGCTGATCACTGCGTCAGCCGCTCATGCGGTGTTAGCGAAATATATTTACGCCCACCCGCCTAAGACAATACCCGTCGAACAGGCAAAAGCGGGAGCGATGGTGATGTATTACAGCGGCGATGTGATTGACATTAGCCTGATGATCATCCTGTTTGCCCAATGGTATCGGGCCAACCGACCCCGAGCGCTGCCATTTGCTGCCGACGCGGCGAAACGAGAGTTTTTCTAG
- a CDS encoding IMEF encapsulin system ferritin-like cargo protein: protein MHDTLAEVSAILDRSKEALGQFQAILEPTIEQAADDHERLYWHHIYEEEEHRFDRLAALLPKLGEALADEAFLSRENGDFLRLLQDISLEKFGLHNFLEHLDLSLFHYKGTEHEPTIAALRDMTAADYQQMKDALEALNRALDVPVSFAAATPTDEKENQKEHLKLAQYAAPPAASPPVRPQDGTRRQLTVGSLKNR from the coding sequence TTGCACGACACGTTAGCAGAAGTCAGCGCCATTCTTGACCGGTCGAAAGAAGCGCTCGGTCAATTTCAAGCGATCTTAGAACCGACGATTGAACAGGCTGCTGACGACCATGAACGGCTGTATTGGCATCATATTTATGAGGAAGAGGAACATCGGTTTGACCGTTTGGCCGCCTTGCTTCCGAAACTGGGCGAGGCATTGGCGGACGAGGCGTTCTTATCGCGGGAGAACGGTGACTTTTTGCGTCTATTGCAAGATATCAGCCTTGAAAAATTCGGTTTGCACAACTTTTTGGAACATCTCGATTTGTCGTTGTTTCATTATAAAGGGACGGAACATGAACCGACAATTGCGGCGCTGCGCGACATGACCGCTGCTGATTACCAACAGATGAAAGACGCCCTTGAGGCGCTGAATCGCGCGTTGGACGTGCCGGTTTCCTTCGCCGCCGCAACACCGACGGATGAAAAAGAAAATCAAAAAGAACATTTGAAGCTAGCGCAATACGCCGCCCCGCCCGCCGCATCGCCCCCCGTCCGTCCACAAGACGGGACGCGGCGGCAGCTGACGGTTGGCAGCTTAAAAAACAGATAA
- a CDS encoding family 1 encapsulin nanocompartment shell protein, with protein sequence MDKTKLYPEAPLTSSQWSELDEMVIETARRQLVGRRFIDLYGPLGEGVQSVANDIYTNPEHGDMSFHGKELSLSEPTRRVHLTIPLLYKDFILYWRDIEQAKQLGSPIDFSAAANAAQQCALLEDDLIFNGSAEFDVPGIMNVKGKVAHIRSDWMKSGNAFTDVVEARNKLLQLGHTGPYALVLSPELYALIHRVHEGTHVLEIEHIRELMTAGIYQTPVIQGKRGVVIDAGRQNIDLAVAVDVQTAFLDTENMNYLFRVYESVVPRIKRPSAICTLEDPAGAS encoded by the coding sequence ATGGACAAAACAAAGCTATACCCGGAAGCCCCGCTCACGAGCAGCCAATGGAGCGAGCTCGACGAAATGGTCATTGAAACGGCGCGCCGCCAGCTCGTCGGCCGCCGGTTTATCGATTTGTATGGTCCGCTCGGTGAAGGCGTCCAATCGGTCGCCAACGATATTTATACGAACCCGGAACACGGGGACATGAGCTTTCACGGCAAGGAGCTGAGCCTTTCCGAACCGACGCGCCGCGTGCATTTAACGATTCCGCTTTTGTATAAAGACTTTATTTTATATTGGCGCGACATTGAACAGGCGAAACAGCTCGGCAGCCCGATTGATTTCTCCGCCGCCGCCAACGCTGCTCAGCAATGCGCCCTGCTCGAGGACGACTTGATTTTTAACGGTTCGGCTGAATTCGATGTGCCTGGCATTATGAACGTCAAAGGAAAAGTTGCCCACATTCGCAGCGACTGGATGAAATCAGGAAACGCCTTTACCGATGTCGTCGAAGCGCGCAACAAGCTGCTTCAGCTCGGCCATACGGGCCCGTATGCGCTCGTCCTGTCGCCGGAGCTATATGCGTTGATCCACCGCGTTCATGAAGGGACGCATGTGCTTGAAATTGAACATATTCGCGAGCTGATGACTGCCGGCATCTATCAAACGCCGGTCATTCAAGGCAAACGCGGCGTCGTTATCGATGCCGGCCGACAAAACATCGATCTTGCGGTCGCTGTCGACGTGCAAACCGCGTTTTTAGATACGGAAAACATGAACTACTTGTTCCGTGTCTACGAATCGGTGGTGCCGCGCATTAAGCGGCCAAGCGCCATCTGTACGCTTGAAGATCCAGCCGGAGCCTCGTAA
- a CDS encoding 2Fe-2S iron-sulfur cluster-binding protein encodes MDRAFTVGSLKVAARPFMRSVSTAPSKPDVTLTAPPSVIQVEQKGKRFIVQPAAGVSLLDAALQQSIPLDHKCKKGTCGRCAVTVLAGAHFLAPKTRREREKTNQPAKRLACQAQMK; translated from the coding sequence ATGGATCGCGCATTCACTGTCGGTTCGCTGAAGGTTGCCGCTCGGCCATTCATGCGCTCTGTTTCTACTGCACCATCCAAGCCTGATGTGACACTCACCGCACCACCCTCTGTCATTCAAGTGGAACAAAAAGGAAAAAGGTTTATCGTGCAGCCAGCCGCCGGCGTTTCGCTTCTTGACGCCGCCCTCCAGCAAAGCATTCCACTTGACCATAAATGCAAAAAAGGAACGTGCGGCCGCTGTGCCGTCACCGTCCTTGCCGGCGCTCATTTCCTCGCCCCGAAAACGCGGCGCGAGCGCGAAAAAACGAATCAACCGGCCAAGCGTTTGGCTTGCCAGGCACAGATGAAATAG
- a CDS encoding HD domain-containing protein yields MRTVTLTDVFTHPTAQKYLKRSGLAHAIAAAYYAYRLALRYGVNPDLATKAALLHDIGHYTWYKNGQWDYEQYKQNDIHAIKGAERAHKLLIRLGEHPQHAKEIALAILLHTDSYLPEGELKRNPLQAIVKWADEADEEPGGRHHYRTISDDLALKKIRQLDELVGRQLGKEQLGDIV; encoded by the coding sequence ATGAGAACGGTCACCTTAACGGACGTCTTTACCCATCCGACTGCACAAAAATATTTAAAACGATCTGGCCTCGCTCACGCCATCGCTGCGGCATACTACGCTTATCGCTTGGCCCTCCGGTACGGAGTCAACCCCGATCTGGCGACGAAAGCCGCACTGCTTCATGACATCGGCCATTATACATGGTACAAAAATGGGCAGTGGGATTATGAACAGTACAAGCAAAATGACATCCACGCCATTAAGGGGGCAGAGCGAGCTCATAAATTGCTGATCCGCCTTGGCGAACATCCGCAACATGCTAAAGAAATCGCCTTAGCAATTTTGCTGCATACTGACTCATACCTTCCGGAAGGCGAGCTGAAACGAAATCCGCTCCAAGCCATCGTCAAATGGGCTGACGAAGCCGACGAGGAACCCGGCGGCCGCCACCATTACCGAACGATCAGTGATGATTTGGCGTTAAAAAAAATCCGCCAGCTTGATGAACTCGTCGGCCGCCAACTTGGAAAAGAGCAGCTCGGAGATATCGTTTAA
- a CDS encoding RNA-binding domain-containing protein, whose translation MNEIELKKLLDKFRSLPSENEWVEFKEAKKNFGFDDLGEYFSALSNEANLKNQPYGWLIFGVKDKNKEIVGTQYRENRADLDRLKHEISRHTNGGLSFVEIYELFYPEGRVIMFQIPAAPKGMPTSWKGHYFGRNGESKGPLSIQEIESIRNQRMKEDWSAGICPGATIDDLDKTAIEKAREEYKKKNPRLAEDVDKWDDITFLNKARVTINGQITRAAIILLGKPESEHFLAPAVAKMTWILKDEHNIERDYEHFGPPFILNTNELFAKIRNLKYRYMPDQSLFPIEVNQYDPYVIREALHNCIAHQDYTLQGRINVVEKPEELIFTNLGEFIPETIENVIERDAPQEYYRNRFLAEAMVNLNMIDTIGSGIKKMFLEQRKDSFQCRIMI comes from the coding sequence TTGAATGAAATAGAACTAAAAAAATTATTGGATAAATTTAGAAGCCTCCCCTCCGAAAATGAATGGGTAGAGTTTAAAGAAGCCAAGAAAAATTTTGGTTTTGATGATTTAGGTGAATACTTTTCAGCGTTAAGCAATGAGGCTAACTTAAAAAATCAGCCTTATGGGTGGCTTATTTTTGGAGTAAAAGATAAAAATAAAGAAATTGTTGGAACACAATACAGAGAAAATAGAGCCGATTTAGATCGCCTTAAACATGAGATATCGAGGCATACAAACGGTGGGCTGTCGTTTGTTGAGATTTATGAACTTTTTTATCCAGAGGGCAGGGTGATTATGTTTCAAATTCCTGCTGCGCCGAAAGGAATGCCAACATCTTGGAAAGGTCATTATTTTGGCCGAAATGGCGAGTCGAAAGGTCCACTCAGCATACAAGAAATCGAAAGTATTCGCAATCAACGTATGAAAGAAGATTGGTCGGCTGGGATTTGTCCCGGTGCTACGATTGATGACTTAGATAAAACGGCCATTGAGAAGGCAAGAGAAGAGTATAAAAAGAAAAATCCACGTTTAGCCGAAGATGTCGATAAATGGGATGATATAACGTTTCTGAATAAAGCAAGGGTAACGATTAACGGACAAATTACGAGAGCAGCCATTATATTGCTTGGTAAACCTGAATCCGAACACTTTTTGGCGCCGGCTGTTGCAAAAATGACATGGATTTTGAAAGACGAACATAACATTGAGAGGGATTATGAGCATTTTGGACCGCCATTTATTTTAAACACAAATGAACTTTTTGCAAAAATCCGCAATTTAAAATATCGTTATATGCCGGACCAAAGTTTGTTCCCAATTGAAGTGAATCAGTATGATCCTTACGTCATTCGTGAAGCATTGCATAACTGTATTGCTCATCAAGATTACACTCTTCAAGGACGAATTAATGTTGTTGAAAAACCAGAGGAATTAATTTTTACAAATCTTGGTGAATTTATTCCTGAAACGATTGAGAATGTGATTGAACGTGATGCACCTCAAGAATATTATCGAAATCGCTTTTTAGCCGAAGCAATGGTCAATTTGAATATGATTGATACAATTGGTTCGGGAATTAAGAAAATGTTCTTAGAGCAACGAAAAGATTCTTTCCAATGCCGGATTATGATTTAA